In a single window of the Desulfovibrio mangrovi genome:
- a CDS encoding hybrid sensor histidine kinase/response regulator, with protein sequence MTAHHTPPTVRPQMPQREEQDVRSFFDNAVEGMFRKSRTGTFLLVNPALSKIFGYPSPGAMLRQFPEDRQAILLDAPRFLEMLEQLKSHGNISNFELQFRRRDGRLIWALINARAVYTTKGSIRYYEGTLVDITQRKETEFQRTFIEEQLRQSQKLEAVSILAGGMAADFGTLLQPILRNTEDALRNIPDNHAARRNLNEVLGAANRAKALMHQFLTISRQREGDKRPVTISPIITETLDDLRPLLPPEVDLREDLSAHPDTVLADPTQIRQVLENLMSNAIRAVGERGTISVSLRNVELDERTAAFRADLSPGHYIRLTVQDTGCGMTEQIATRIFDPFFTTESSSGAQGLGLSVAHGIARAHDGGITVLSEPELGSTFCLYLPSHAREVDQSQPLAPAPRLGSERILVVDADPRELRKWRGLLAPLGYRIDTISGSVEALRVFMESPPTFDLIVTAFAMPQMNGLELARTVKGIHPDVKVALCREATDPVTLDLARESGICCFARKPMDSQAMLHLLEVALDTNQE encoded by the coding sequence ATGACAGCGCACCACACACCGCCCACAGTCCGACCGCAGATGCCGCAGCGGGAAGAACAGGACGTACGCAGCTTCTTTGACAACGCCGTGGAAGGCATGTTCCGCAAGTCCAGAACCGGAACGTTCCTGCTGGTGAACCCTGCCCTGTCCAAAATTTTCGGCTACCCTTCCCCCGGTGCCATGCTGCGCCAGTTTCCGGAAGATCGACAAGCTATCCTGCTGGATGCCCCGCGCTTTCTGGAGATGCTGGAGCAACTCAAATCCCATGGCAACATCAGCAACTTCGAGCTGCAGTTCCGCCGCAGGGACGGCAGACTCATCTGGGCGCTCATCAACGCCCGCGCCGTCTATACGACCAAAGGCTCCATCCGCTATTACGAAGGCACGCTGGTGGACATCACCCAGCGCAAGGAAACCGAGTTCCAGCGGACATTCATCGAAGAACAGCTTCGGCAGTCGCAGAAGCTGGAGGCCGTGAGCATTCTTGCTGGCGGCATGGCGGCGGACTTCGGCACCCTGCTCCAGCCCATTCTGCGCAACACGGAAGATGCGCTGCGCAACATACCGGACAACCATGCGGCCCGCCGCAACCTGAACGAAGTGCTGGGCGCGGCCAACAGGGCAAAAGCGCTGATGCACCAGTTCCTCACCATCAGCCGTCAGCGCGAGGGAGACAAACGGCCTGTCACCATCTCTCCCATCATCACGGAGACGCTGGACGATCTGCGCCCGCTGCTCCCGCCTGAGGTGGACCTGCGCGAAGACCTTTCCGCGCATCCGGACACGGTGTTGGCAGACCCCACCCAGATACGGCAGGTGCTGGAAAACCTGATGAGCAACGCCATCCGCGCCGTGGGCGAACGCGGCACCATCAGCGTGAGCCTGCGCAATGTGGAACTGGACGAACGCACAGCGGCGTTCCGTGCCGACCTGAGCCCGGGCCACTACATACGCCTGACCGTACAGGATACCGGCTGCGGCATGACAGAGCAGATCGCCACCCGCATCTTCGACCCCTTTTTCACCACAGAGAGCAGCAGCGGCGCACAGGGCCTCGGCCTTTCCGTGGCGCACGGCATCGCCCGCGCACATGATGGCGGCATCACCGTGCTTTCCGAACCCGAACTCGGCTCCACCTTCTGCCTGTACCTTCCCTCGCACGCCCGCGAGGTGGACCAGAGCCAACCCCTTGCACCGGCACCGCGCCTCGGCAGCGAACGCATTCTGGTGGTGGACGCCGACCCCCGCGAACTGCGCAAATGGCGCGGTCTGCTGGCCCCGCTCGGCTACCGCATAGACACCATTTCCGGCAGCGTTGAGGCCCTGCGCGTATTCATGGAGTCTCCTCCCACCTTCGACCTCATCGTCACGGCCTTTGCCATGCCGCAGATGAACGGACTGGAACTGGCACGCACCGTCAAAGGCATTCACCCCGATGTGAAGGTAGCCCTGTGCAGAGAGGCCACAGACCCCGTGACGCTGGACCTTGCACGGGAGTCCGGCATATGCTGTTTTGCCCGCAAGCCCATGGATTCACAGGCCATGCTGCATCTTCTGGAAGTAGCGCTGGACACCAATCAGGAGTAG
- a CDS encoding chemotaxis protein encodes MSQTNILLESGTNELEVVEFFIDEEDGYRAHYGVNVAKVLEILRKQPVTSMPEMPHPAVMGAFKHRDNSIVPLIDLAVYLDRNRKKSSDPKVIVTEFNEVVTAFLVSGVNRIHRMSWEDVEAPSEFLQKTTGNSITGVVRLEGRVVFLLDLEMIVADLDDSLAIRMEAPTADRVAGKTYTIVHADDSGSVRALVKSLLEASNFRVVQFTNGRDAWEYLQRQAAEAREEGGSLVDRVQGIISDIEMPQMDGHNLCKRIKENPDMRMLPVALFSSLITEKLEHKGTAVGADAQFAKPDLQRLSEFMLNLLAERGM; translated from the coding sequence ATGTCTCAGACGAATATTCTCCTTGAATCCGGTACCAACGAGCTTGAAGTCGTCGAATTCTTCATTGATGAAGAGGACGGCTACAGGGCTCACTATGGCGTTAACGTTGCAAAGGTGTTGGAAATTCTTCGCAAGCAGCCTGTTACGTCCATGCCGGAAATGCCGCATCCTGCGGTTATGGGAGCTTTCAAGCATCGGGATAATTCGATTGTGCCGCTTATCGATCTTGCGGTGTATCTGGACCGTAATCGAAAGAAGAGTTCAGACCCCAAGGTTATTGTCACGGAATTCAATGAGGTGGTGACGGCCTTTCTGGTGTCTGGTGTGAACCGCATCCATCGGATGAGCTGGGAGGATGTGGAAGCGCCGAGTGAATTCCTGCAGAAGACGACTGGCAACTCCATTACCGGTGTTGTCCGTCTTGAAGGGCGCGTTGTTTTTCTGCTCGACCTTGAAATGATCGTGGCCGACCTTGATGACAGTCTGGCCATCCGCATGGAAGCCCCGACGGCCGATCGTGTCGCAGGAAAGACCTACACCATAGTTCATGCCGATGATTCCGGCAGTGTCCGTGCGCTGGTAAAGTCGCTTCTTGAGGCGAGCAACTTCCGTGTAGTGCAGTTCACCAACGGCCGTGATGCATGGGAATATCTGCAGCGGCAGGCGGCAGAAGCACGCGAAGAGGGTGGCAGTCTTGTGGACAGGGTGCAGGGGATTATCTCCGACATTGAAATGCCGCAGATGGACGGTCACAACCTGTGCAAGCGTATCAAGGAGAATCCGGATATGCGCATGCTGCCTGTGGCGCTATTTTCTTCCCTCATCACCGAGAAGCTGGAGCACAAGGGGACGGCTGTGGGGGCGGATGCCCAGTTCGCCAAGCCGGACCTGCAACGCCTCAGCGAGTTCATGCTGAATCTGCTTGCCGAACGAGGCATGTAG
- a CDS encoding sigma-54-dependent transcriptional regulator yields MARIFVIDADPAFCESLGAIVAGLGHQAEHAQSLGIALSTPSLRNADIIFLNTALPDGNGLDTLPKLRTQPAKPEVIMITDAATADGAERAIRNGAWDYVAKQGAVDRMVLPLIRALDYRGRKPGKRGEVRLKRDSIIGGSPGLTRCLDIVSEAAASDASTLLYGETGVGKEVFARAIHDNSQRSSGPFVAVDCASLSRTLAGSTLFGHRKGAFTGADKDRDGLVAQAHRGTLFLDEVGELPLAMQKIFLRVLQEHRFRPVGGRAEITSDFRLICATNRNIEEMVSRGTFRSDLLFRMRTVVMHIPPLRERLDDLPELSAHYIRRLCGKYGMPAKSISTDLHAALKEYQWPGNVRELIHTLERAVLAAQDEPKLFSRHLPDHVRISIARAAASSITAPLPRSTDAAKSWLTVADSSDGLLPPKDMQPAPPDTFGDLGDTFTPPLRPGASCVISDTIETPESSAFEQLDRRSRTLPATNTEAHHAQQALSPHVQASQSVPADNSHSYSTISDTPADQPNLPPFFAFRDAAFLGYLTELLKQSNGDIPAACALSGLSRSYLYDLLKKYDIATPQRKRR; encoded by the coding sequence ATGGCACGTATATTCGTCATAGACGCCGACCCCGCCTTCTGCGAATCTCTCGGCGCCATCGTGGCCGGACTCGGTCATCAGGCGGAACATGCGCAATCTCTGGGCATCGCGCTTTCCACGCCTTCACTCCGCAACGCCGACATCATCTTTCTGAACACTGCCCTGCCGGACGGCAACGGTCTGGACACCCTGCCCAAGCTGCGGACCCAGCCCGCAAAACCGGAAGTCATCATGATCACGGACGCCGCCACCGCGGACGGAGCCGAGCGTGCCATTCGCAACGGCGCATGGGATTATGTGGCTAAGCAGGGCGCTGTGGATCGCATGGTGCTGCCGCTCATCCGTGCGCTGGATTACCGGGGACGCAAGCCCGGCAAACGCGGCGAGGTGCGGCTCAAACGCGATTCCATCATCGGCGGCAGCCCCGGCCTCACCCGCTGTCTCGATATTGTTTCGGAAGCGGCAGCCTCCGACGCTTCCACCCTGCTGTACGGCGAAACCGGCGTGGGCAAGGAAGTCTTCGCCCGAGCCATTCACGACAACAGCCAGCGCAGCAGCGGGCCTTTTGTGGCAGTGGATTGCGCCTCCCTCTCCAGAACACTGGCGGGCTCCACGCTTTTCGGTCACCGCAAAGGCGCGTTCACCGGTGCTGACAAGGACAGGGACGGCCTTGTGGCACAAGCCCACAGAGGCACACTCTTTCTGGACGAGGTAGGGGAACTGCCCCTTGCCATGCAGAAAATTTTCCTGCGCGTGCTGCAGGAGCACCGGTTCCGCCCCGTGGGCGGACGCGCCGAAATCACATCCGACTTCCGGCTCATCTGTGCCACCAACCGCAACATCGAGGAAATGGTATCGCGGGGCACCTTCCGCAGCGACCTGCTCTTCCGCATGCGCACCGTTGTCATGCACATTCCGCCGCTCCGTGAACGTCTGGACGACCTTCCGGAGCTTTCGGCACACTACATCCGTCGACTCTGCGGTAAATATGGCATGCCGGCCAAGAGCATTTCCACAGACCTGCACGCCGCCCTCAAGGAATACCAATGGCCCGGCAACGTGCGGGAACTCATCCACACGCTGGAACGTGCCGTACTCGCTGCACAGGACGAGCCCAAACTTTTCTCACGCCACCTGCCGGACCATGTGCGCATCAGTATTGCGCGGGCTGCTGCCAGCTCAATCACTGCCCCCCTGCCCCGGAGCACTGACGCGGCAAAAAGCTGGCTGACCGTGGCCGACAGCAGCGACGGGCTGCTGCCCCCCAAGGATATGCAGCCAGCTCCCCCGGATACGTTTGGCGACCTTGGCGATACATTCACTCCTCCGCTCAGACCGGGGGCCTCCTGTGTCATCAGCGACACGATTGAGACGCCTGAATCAAGCGCTTTTGAACAGCTCGACAGACGGTCCCGCACACTTCCGGCGACGAACACGGAAGCGCACCACGCGCAACAGGCTCTTTCGCCCCACGTGCAGGCCAGCCAATCCGTTCCTGCGGACAACTCTCATTCTTATTCCACGATATCGGACACGCCTGCCGACCAGCCCAACCTCCCCCCGTTCTTTGCCTTCAGAGACGCCGCATTCCTTGGCTATCTCACCGAACTATTGAAACAAAGCAACGGAGACATCCCTGCAGCCTGCGCACTTTCCGGCCTCTCCCGCTCGTACCTATATGATCTTCTGAAAAAGTACGACATCGCGACACCGCAGAGAAAGAGGCGTTAA
- a CDS encoding RHS repeat domain-containing protein, whose translation MARHSHPHSGGALTRMMTTEEWLRTEAFAPKPRNAAMAAAMNPDVPMSTEEYLRAMFGEQETGWKAANMVGPCGGAGRTMAAKQVGGRGTAAAGRAVASADVRPSEERGAFDVSGMFADEWETQLDDNGLPVFADQAGYRSAGAKGSNGQADWFRELVPQGDDGEAAEGGSAAAEGAGSTNSGSAAMPQAGPDQIRDLTPDSLPREELRRFAVSPQGAAYGVAQGGTPSVALPAMRPVFAELFVQRDEEGRITRKVMSTPLGKDVRTYAYDAAGRLVASGVIVAKGEAVAASVGDRKVPRAAGVAAAGCQPYGQGLDVSYGQAAGATEIVTEVYVYGLAGERLASTRAGVGETRYVYDEAGRMVQAGTVRFVYDQSGRLARRLTPAGETRYDYDAAGNLVAVALPDGRVIEYLLDAAGRRIAKSVNGVMLEKFAWRDAVTLESTSRPDGSGLCRFIYAQDSRMPVCMERGGLRLSLAFDQSGTPFAVANANGDLIQAYKHDAFGNVVSMLTQDVRIPFGFGGGLFDADTGLVHLGYREYDPRIGRFIQPDPLGYAGGDVDVYGYCLDDPVNLVDPLGLEPAAGEAGNGNGAEQKKESEPAKKVPDITEQGEEIPAVPPKPSPPQQEVLPEGWTVKNGVYFNEKGVPVGEKGLQKPAIDPVDVVAGVGSVAAKPAIQAAKAAGMAVLSHPEYMEPAMEAIGGAVIPGPPSLNWASIRGFAASKVYEMIQGE comes from the coding sequence GTGGCGAGACATTCTCATCCACATTCAGGCGGAGCCCTTACCCGCATGATGACCACCGAGGAGTGGCTGCGGACAGAGGCCTTTGCGCCGAAGCCCCGTAACGCCGCCATGGCGGCGGCCATGAATCCCGATGTGCCCATGAGCACGGAGGAGTACCTGCGGGCCATGTTCGGTGAACAGGAGACAGGCTGGAAGGCGGCCAACATGGTGGGGCCGTGTGGCGGAGCCGGTCGCACTATGGCGGCGAAACAGGTGGGCGGCAGGGGCACCGCTGCGGCGGGGCGTGCCGTTGCATCAGCAGACGTGCGGCCTTCCGAGGAGCGGGGTGCGTTTGACGTGAGCGGCATGTTCGCGGACGAGTGGGAGACGCAACTCGACGACAACGGCTTGCCCGTGTTTGCGGATCAGGCGGGGTATCGCTCTGCGGGGGCGAAAGGTTCCAACGGTCAGGCAGACTGGTTCAGGGAACTTGTTCCGCAGGGGGATGATGGAGAAGCGGCAGAGGGAGGCAGTGCCGCAGCGGAGGGCGCAGGAAGCACAAATTCCGGCAGCGCCGCCATGCCTCAGGCCGGACCGGACCAGATTCGCGACCTGACGCCGGACTCGCTGCCCCGCGAAGAGTTGCGACGCTTTGCGGTCAGTCCGCAGGGGGCCGCATATGGTGTCGCACAGGGGGGCACCCCCAGCGTGGCCCTGCCCGCCATGCGTCCGGTCTTTGCCGAACTCTTCGTGCAGCGCGATGAGGAAGGTCGCATCACCCGCAAGGTTATGAGCACTCCCTTGGGCAAGGACGTGCGCACCTATGCCTATGATGCAGCAGGGCGACTGGTCGCGAGCGGTGTCATTGTCGCCAAGGGGGAAGCTGTTGCCGCTTCGGTAGGTGACCGGAAGGTGCCTCGTGCTGCCGGAGTTGCGGCGGCAGGGTGTCAGCCTTACGGGCAGGGCTTGGATGTGTCGTATGGTCAGGCTGCGGGCGCAACCGAAATCGTGACTGAGGTGTATGTCTATGGTCTCGCAGGCGAGCGTCTGGCTTCGACCCGCGCTGGCGTTGGCGAGACTCGCTATGTCTATGACGAGGCTGGCCGGATGGTGCAGGCCGGTACCGTGCGCTTCGTGTATGACCAGTCCGGCAGGCTGGCCCGCCGCCTGACCCCCGCCGGAGAAACCCGCTACGACTATGACGCCGCCGGCAACCTCGTCGCCGTGGCCCTGCCCGATGGTCGCGTGATCGAATATCTGCTTGATGCCGCTGGCAGACGCATCGCCAAGTCCGTGAACGGCGTCATGCTGGAAAAGTTCGCGTGGCGCGACGCCGTAACGCTGGAAAGCACCTCCCGCCCCGACGGTTCCGGCCTCTGCCGGTTTATCTATGCACAGGACTCACGCATGCCCGTCTGCATGGAACGCGGCGGCCTGCGCCTCTCCCTCGCCTTTGACCAATCGGGCACCCCCTTTGCGGTTGCCAACGCAAACGGCGATTTGATACAGGCTTACAAACATGATGCATTCGGTAATGTTGTCAGTATGCTGACGCAGGATGTCCGCATCCCCTTCGGCTTCGGCGGCGGTTTGTTCGATGCTGACACCGGCCTTGTCCATCTCGGCTACCGCGAGTACGACCCGCGCATCGGCCGCTTCATCCAGCCAGACCCCCTCGGCTACGCTGGCGGCGATGTTGATGTCTACGGCTACTGCCTTGATGATCCGGTGAACTTGGTGGACCCGTTGGGGTTGGAGCCTGCGGCTGGTGAGGCTGGCAACGGGAATGGCGCGGAGCAGAAAAAGGAATCGGAACCGGCCAAGAAAGTGCCGGATATTACTGAGCAGGGTGAAGAGATTCCTGCTGTTCCGCCCAAGCCTTCTCCTCCCCAGCAAGAGGTGCTCCCCGAAGGTTGGACAGTAAAGAACGGGGTGTACTTCAATGAGAAAGGGGTACCCGTTGGCGAAAAGGGCTTGCAAAAGCCAGCGATAGACCCTGTTGATGTTGTTGCTGGCGTCGGCTCGGTGGCGGCTAAGCCTGCAATACAGGCTGCAAAGGCTGCGGGTATGGCTGTGCTTAGCCATCCTGAATATATGGAGCCTGCCATGGAAGCCATCGGGGGAGCGGTTATTCCTGGTCCTCCTAGTTTAAATTGGGCAAGTATTAGAGGATTCGCAGCTAGCAAAGTTTATGAAATGATTCAGGGAGAATAA